One window of Stenotrophomonas indicatrix genomic DNA carries:
- a CDS encoding alpha/beta hydrolase — MSASHEFFLPGGPQGVLLIHGLTGTPAEMRMLGKGLNNAGFSVHGVQLPGHCGSVEDLLQTRWEEWYQGVEDAAANLRGKVDQLFVGGLSMGAVLALALAARRPAWVTGVGVYGATFRYDGWNIPAVARFSFLLPWFKRLGIGRDRMFMEEPPYGLRDERLRAQVSAAMLSGDSAAAGLPGNPWHALAEMRALSTWTRRHLHQVTAPCLVMHAREDDVASMGNAELVISRVSGPTELVVLEDSYHMITIDRERREVIRRSARFFSDIGERAGVLQAVA; from the coding sequence GTGTCCGCATCCCATGAGTTCTTTCTTCCCGGTGGCCCGCAGGGCGTCCTGCTGATCCATGGCCTGACCGGCACGCCGGCCGAGATGCGCATGCTGGGCAAAGGCCTGAACAACGCCGGCTTCAGCGTGCACGGCGTGCAGTTGCCGGGCCACTGCGGCAGCGTCGAGGACCTGCTGCAGACCCGCTGGGAAGAGTGGTACCAGGGCGTGGAAGATGCGGCGGCGAACCTGCGCGGCAAGGTCGACCAGTTGTTCGTCGGCGGGCTGTCGATGGGTGCGGTGCTGGCGCTGGCGCTGGCCGCGCGCCGGCCGGCCTGGGTCACCGGCGTGGGCGTGTACGGCGCCACCTTCCGCTACGACGGCTGGAATATTCCGGCGGTCGCGCGCTTCTCGTTCCTGCTGCCGTGGTTCAAGCGCCTGGGCATCGGCCGCGACCGCATGTTCATGGAAGAGCCGCCGTACGGCCTGCGCGACGAGCGCCTGCGTGCGCAGGTCAGCGCCGCCATGCTCTCTGGTGACAGTGCCGCTGCCGGCCTGCCAGGCAACCCGTGGCATGCATTGGCCGAAATGCGTGCACTGAGCACCTGGACACGGCGCCACCTGCACCAGGTCACGGCACCATGCTTGGTGATGCATGCCCGCGAGGACGACGTGGCCAGCATGGGCAATGCCGAACTGGTGATCTCGCGCGTCAGCGGCCCGACCGAACTGGTGGTGCTGGAAGACAGTTACCACATGATCACCATCGATCGCGAACGGCGCGAGGTGATCCGCCGCAGCGCGCGCTTCTTCAGCGACATCGGCGAACGTGCGGGCGTGCTGCAGGCGGTCGCCTGA
- a CDS encoding bleomycin resistance protein, giving the protein MPQTVIPQLRMRHADTSLPFYVQGLGFIIDWEHRFEPGLPLFAQLTREGQTIFLTEHTGDCEVGGAVYFIVTDVDGLHRAFSAAGVPIEQPPHDTDWGSREMLIVDPDGNRLRFATDAG; this is encoded by the coding sequence ATGCCCCAGACCGTCATCCCGCAGCTGCGCATGCGCCATGCCGATACCAGCCTGCCGTTCTACGTGCAGGGCCTGGGCTTCATCATTGACTGGGAGCACCGCTTCGAACCCGGCTTGCCGCTGTTCGCCCAGCTCACCCGCGAAGGCCAGACGATCTTCCTGACCGAACACACCGGCGACTGCGAGGTGGGCGGTGCGGTGTACTTCATCGTCACCGACGTCGATGGCCTGCATCGCGCGTTCAGCGCTGCGGGAGTACCCATCGAGCAGCCGCCACACGATACCGACTGGGGAAGCCGCGAGATGCTGATCGTCGACCCGGACGGCAACCGCCTGCGCTTCGCCACCGACGCTGGCTGA
- a CDS encoding aspartate aminotransferase family protein produces MNIFDKNADAAITDAQLLVDEARYSSFGDTVHYVDPPKIFQRCEGSYMFDAAGTPYLDLQMWYSACNFGYANQRLNNALKDQIDTLPQVASQYLHPTRVQLAKAIAVDMHEKFGLDGRVHFNVGGAQAVEDSLKIVRNARNGKSLMFAFEGGYHGRTLGASSITSSYRYRRRYGHFGERAMFIPFPYPFRRPKGMAPDEYSDHCVHQFERLFESEYNGVWDPKVGQAEYAAFYVEPIQGTGGYVIPPRNFFKGLKRVLDKYGILMVVDEIQMGFWRTGKLWAIEHFDVTPDVLVFGKALTNGLNPLSGLWAREELINPTVFPPGSTHSTFNSNPLGTRLGLEVLKLGKEMDYERTVPEKGAYFLDGLRGLQKRHPEIGDVDGLGLALRAEICAADGFTPNRELLDRMVDIGLAGDLLHDGKRMGLVLDVGGWYKNVITFAPSLNITYEEIDLAITLLDQLLTKAKG; encoded by the coding sequence ATGAATATTTTTGACAAGAACGCCGATGCCGCCATCACCGATGCGCAGCTGCTGGTCGATGAAGCCCGCTACAGCTCCTTCGGCGACACCGTGCACTACGTCGATCCGCCGAAGATCTTCCAGCGCTGCGAAGGCAGCTACATGTTCGATGCCGCCGGCACCCCGTACCTCGATCTGCAGATGTGGTACTCGGCGTGCAACTTCGGTTACGCCAACCAGCGCCTGAACAATGCGCTGAAGGACCAGATCGACACCCTGCCGCAGGTCGCCAGCCAGTACCTGCACCCGACACGCGTGCAGCTGGCCAAGGCCATCGCGGTGGACATGCACGAAAAGTTCGGCCTCGATGGTCGCGTGCACTTCAACGTCGGTGGTGCGCAGGCGGTGGAGGATTCGCTGAAGATCGTCCGCAACGCGCGCAACGGCAAGAGCCTGATGTTCGCGTTTGAAGGTGGCTACCACGGCCGCACCCTTGGCGCCTCGTCGATCACCTCCAGCTACCGCTACCGCCGTCGTTACGGCCACTTCGGCGAACGCGCGATGTTCATCCCGTTCCCGTATCCGTTCCGTCGCCCGAAGGGCATGGCCCCGGACGAGTACTCCGACCACTGCGTGCACCAGTTCGAGCGCCTGTTCGAAAGCGAGTACAACGGCGTGTGGGACCCCAAGGTCGGCCAGGCCGAGTACGCCGCGTTCTACGTCGAGCCGATCCAGGGCACCGGCGGCTACGTCATTCCGCCGCGCAACTTCTTCAAGGGCCTCAAGCGCGTTCTGGACAAGTACGGCATCCTGATGGTCGTCGATGAGATCCAGATGGGCTTCTGGCGCACCGGCAAGCTGTGGGCCATCGAACACTTCGATGTCACCCCGGACGTGCTGGTGTTCGGCAAAGCGCTGACCAACGGCCTCAACCCATTGTCGGGCCTGTGGGCGCGCGAAGAGCTGATCAACCCGACCGTGTTCCCGCCGGGCTCCACCCACTCCACCTTCAACTCCAATCCGCTGGGTACGCGCCTGGGCCTGGAAGTGCTGAAGCTGGGCAAGGAGATGGACTACGAGCGCACTGTGCCGGAAAAGGGCGCCTACTTCCTCGACGGCCTGCGGGGCCTGCAGAAGCGCCATCCGGAAATCGGTGATGTCGACGGCCTCGGCCTGGCCCTGCGTGCGGAAATCTGCGCCGCCGATGGCTTCACTCCGAACCGTGAGCTGCTGGACCGCATGGTCGACATCGGCCTGGCCGGTGACCTGCTGCACGACGGCAAGCGCATGGGCCTCGTGCTCGATGTCGGTGGCTGGTACAAGAACGTGATCACCTTCGCGCCTTCGTTGAACATCACCTACGAAGAAATCGATCTGGCGATCACCCTGCTGGACCAGCTGCTGACCAAGGCCAAGGGCTGA
- a CDS encoding GNAT family N-acetyltransferase: MDLIPRVSSTALEPAALLEGFLAHPPLGFDASRLPSGLPSFRAPLDLTTTLDDALRSRLLGLPLSRLWRPWLTWQTRFIGATSTEYTPLPAHVSAAALADDVLRHGVGDSRLLVVKDLAIDSPLLDDAANAHSQAFLQALLERGFIQLEGMPLAWVAIDFDCIDTYLARLSTARRKNIRRKLRSRSNLQIDCIATGDPALAEPRLQAELHALYLQVYAQSAVHFDQLDLPFFQHLLADTQGQGHLFLYRHNGELIGWNLCYVHAGKLVDKYIGLSYPQSRDHNLYSVSWMQNLEYALQHGLSHYVAGWTDSRIKAELGARFTSTVHAVHARSPLLRAALRRLAPHLRGEPDGGG; encoded by the coding sequence ATGGACCTGATTCCGCGTGTTTCCAGCACCGCGCTGGAACCGGCCGCGCTGCTGGAAGGCTTCCTGGCCCACCCGCCCCTGGGGTTCGATGCCAGCCGCCTGCCCAGCGGCCTGCCCAGTTTCCGTGCGCCATTGGACCTGACCACAACCCTGGACGATGCACTGCGCTCGCGCCTGCTGGGGCTGCCGCTGTCGCGCCTGTGGCGGCCGTGGCTGACCTGGCAGACACGGTTCATCGGTGCCACCAGCACCGAGTACACACCGCTGCCCGCGCATGTGTCGGCGGCTGCACTGGCCGACGACGTGCTGCGCCACGGCGTCGGTGACAGTCGACTGCTGGTGGTCAAGGATCTGGCGATCGATTCCCCGTTGCTGGACGACGCTGCCAACGCGCACAGCCAGGCGTTCCTGCAGGCGCTGCTGGAACGCGGCTTCATCCAGCTGGAAGGCATGCCGCTGGCATGGGTGGCGATCGATTTCGACTGCATCGACACCTACCTGGCGCGCCTGTCCACGGCGCGGCGCAAGAACATCCGGCGCAAACTGCGCTCACGCAGCAATCTGCAGATCGACTGCATCGCCACCGGCGACCCCGCCCTTGCCGAGCCACGGCTGCAGGCCGAACTGCATGCGCTGTACCTGCAGGTGTATGCACAGAGCGCCGTGCATTTCGACCAGCTCGACCTGCCCTTTTTCCAGCACCTGCTGGCAGACACACAGGGTCAGGGGCACTTGTTCCTCTACCGCCACAACGGCGAGCTGATCGGCTGGAACCTGTGCTACGTGCACGCCGGCAAGCTGGTGGACAAGTACATCGGCCTGTCCTATCCGCAGTCGCGCGACCACAACCTGTACTCGGTCAGCTGGATGCAAAACCTGGAATACGCGTTGCAGCACGGCCTCAGCCACTACGTCGCGGGCTGGACCGATTCACGCATCAAGGCCGAACTGGGTGCCCGCTTCACTTCCACCGTGCATGCGGTGCATGCGCGTTCGCCCCTGCTGCGCGCCGCGCTGCGCAGGCTGGCCCCGCACCTGCGGGGTGAGCCGGATGGAGGGGGCTGA
- a CDS encoding EamA family transporter — MGSLATLLWLVNVVLDTGGQLAFKAAASDPQDGEGLQRWKHMFGRPWLWLGIACYVLEFVAWIAFLSLVPLSQGVLLGSINIVALMIAGRLLFRERLTPLRVTGMLLVSAGVAVVGAGT, encoded by the coding sequence ATGGGATCGCTTGCGACCCTGCTGTGGCTGGTCAACGTGGTGCTCGACACCGGCGGCCAGTTGGCCTTCAAGGCTGCCGCCAGCGACCCGCAGGATGGCGAAGGCCTGCAACGCTGGAAACACATGTTCGGCCGTCCCTGGCTATGGCTGGGCATCGCTTGCTACGTGCTCGAATTCGTCGCCTGGATCGCCTTCCTGTCGCTGGTGCCGTTGTCGCAGGGCGTGCTGCTTGGCTCGATCAACATCGTCGCGTTGATGATTGCCGGTCGCCTCCTGTTCCGCGAGCGGCTGACGCCGTTACGGGTGACCGGCATGCTGCTGGTCAGCGCCGGCGTTGCCGTGGTGGGAGCCGGAACATGA
- the map gene encoding type I methionyl aminopeptidase — MIKRPDEIDRLAESGRLLAQVFAMLDALPLQGRSTLEINDIVERMIVDELRARPASKGQYGFPYVLNASIDNVICHGMPSADDVLRNGQIVNLDITLEKNGYIADSSTTYLVGEVDYAARKLVQVTYQAMWKGIAAVRPGARLGDIGHAIARHARSHGYSVVKEYCGHGIGQEMHEEPQILHYGHAGTGMELQEGMVFTIEPMLNQGKPAIRQQPDEWPVYTRDGKLSAQFEHTVAVTRSGVRVLTLRPGESPLCAVDAA, encoded by the coding sequence ATGATCAAGCGCCCCGACGAGATCGACCGCCTGGCCGAGTCCGGACGGCTGCTGGCGCAGGTCTTCGCCATGCTCGACGCACTGCCGCTGCAGGGCCGCAGCACGCTGGAGATCAACGACATCGTCGAGCGGATGATCGTTGACGAGCTGCGGGCACGGCCCGCCAGCAAGGGGCAGTACGGGTTCCCGTACGTGCTCAACGCCTCGATCGACAACGTCATCTGCCACGGCATGCCGTCGGCCGACGATGTGCTGCGCAATGGCCAGATCGTCAACCTCGACATCACGCTGGAGAAGAACGGCTACATCGCCGATTCCAGCACCACGTATCTGGTGGGTGAAGTCGACTACGCCGCGCGCAAGCTGGTGCAGGTCACCTACCAGGCCATGTGGAAGGGCATCGCCGCTGTGCGGCCCGGCGCGCGCCTCGGCGATATCGGCCACGCCATCGCCCGCCATGCCCGCAGCCATGGCTACAGCGTGGTCAAGGAATACTGCGGCCACGGTATCGGCCAGGAGATGCACGAGGAACCGCAGATCCTGCATTACGGCCATGCCGGCACCGGCATGGAACTGCAGGAAGGCATGGTGTTCACCATCGAGCCGATGCTCAACCAGGGCAAGCCTGCGATCCGCCAACAGCCCGACGAATGGCCGGTGTACACGCGCGACGGCAAGCTGTCGGCGCAGTTCGAGCACACCGTGGCCGTGACCCGCAGCGGTGTGCGTGTACTGACCCTGCGCCCGGGCGAATCGCCGCTGTGCGCGGTGGATGCGGCCTAG
- a CDS encoding multidrug efflux SMR transporter encodes MRRLYLVGFPLLMAFDTLAQLCFKYAGDAALPVEANTAWLLRVLSQPWVYGAMLGYVGAFFTWMSLLRHAPIGPAFAASHLEVISVLLLSAWLLHEPLTLHHLIGAVLIVAGIICLGRAEADDPHAVTEAAP; translated from the coding sequence ATGAGGCGGCTGTACCTGGTCGGTTTCCCGTTGCTGATGGCCTTCGACACCCTCGCCCAGCTGTGCTTCAAGTATGCCGGCGACGCCGCGCTACCGGTGGAGGCCAACACCGCGTGGCTGCTGCGCGTGCTGTCGCAGCCGTGGGTATACGGCGCGATGCTTGGTTACGTCGGCGCGTTCTTCACCTGGATGAGCCTGCTGCGGCACGCGCCGATCGGCCCTGCGTTCGCGGCCTCGCACCTGGAAGTGATCAGCGTGCTGCTGCTGTCGGCGTGGCTGCTGCACGAACCGTTGACGCTGCATCACCTGATCGGTGCGGTGCTGATCGTGGCCGGCATCATCTGCCTGGGCCGCGCCGAGGCGGATGATCCGCATGCAGTTACCGAAGCAGCCCCGTGA
- a CDS encoding response regulator encodes MRVLIAEDDPDIASGLCASMRRQGHVVDHVDNGAHADAALNSTQYALLVLDLGLPQLDGRDVLQRLRQRGDGLAVLVVTARDGLAERVRVLDLGADDYLVKPFALDEFEARVRAQLRRVTSNGNPDLRIGRLRLDLTGHRVWIDEQTLELTAREFGLLSALAVRAERIVSRAQLVEALCDWGQDLTDNGLDIALHRLRRKLQPGGMGIRTVRGLGYMLEDAGA; translated from the coding sequence ATGCGCGTTCTCATCGCAGAAGACGACCCCGACATCGCCTCCGGCCTGTGCGCCTCGATGCGCCGGCAGGGCCACGTGGTCGACCACGTGGACAACGGCGCGCATGCCGATGCCGCACTGAATTCCACCCAGTACGCATTGCTGGTGCTGGATCTTGGCCTGCCGCAGCTGGACGGCCGCGACGTGCTGCAACGGTTGCGCCAGCGCGGCGATGGCCTGGCCGTGCTGGTGGTCACCGCACGCGATGGACTGGCCGAGCGCGTGCGCGTGCTCGACCTGGGAGCCGACGACTACCTGGTCAAACCCTTTGCGCTGGACGAATTCGAAGCACGCGTGCGCGCGCAGCTGCGGCGGGTCACCAGCAACGGCAACCCTGACCTGCGCATCGGCCGGCTGCGCCTGGACCTGACCGGGCACCGGGTGTGGATAGACGAGCAGACGCTGGAGCTGACCGCGCGCGAATTCGGCCTGCTGTCCGCCTTGGCGGTGCGTGCCGAGCGCATCGTCTCCCGTGCGCAGCTGGTGGAGGCCCTGTGCGACTGGGGCCAGGACCTGACCGACAATGGCCTGGACATCGCCCTGCATCGCCTGCGCCGCAAGCTGCAGCCGGGCGGCATGGGCATCCGCACGGTGCGCGGGCTGGGCTACATGCTGGAAGACGCCGGCGCGTGA
- a CDS encoding sensor histidine kinase has protein sequence MISGPPSLRRRLLAFLALPMLGLLTFNTLLAYYVALDYSNRIHDRNLTDDTVSFAQMLSTMPVSSDLSPQARFLIEYDPDGHRYFNVDSSRLGTIAGNADFSAYAPSQDCSGTHPALYEGELNGQQVRMSTVCTQAMNDPQDQLAVTVAESMADRRQRAREILMIVIPLMAMLALGMAALVWFGVTHGLRILTPLTSRLAQRRGELAPISDADVPEEIQPLISTIDGLFARQAEMITLQNRFIADAAHQLRSPLAGMALHVDQALAHGDPETVREALQNIRRLNQRTARVSTQLLALSRAQTVPETVEALDLSELVPQWVGMRVPEAIRDGIDLGYLGPQQPVRILGNGALLHEALDNLIDNALRYAGVDATVTVGVQTLDDNDVELYVEDNGPGVPEDVMSRLGERFFRAPGTAASGTGLGLAIAHEAVEHLGGRLGYLNRPGGGLKVSITIPLLKGP, from the coding sequence GTGATCAGCGGACCGCCCAGCCTGCGACGGCGCCTGCTCGCCTTCCTGGCGCTGCCGATGCTGGGCCTGCTGACCTTCAACACGCTGCTGGCGTACTACGTGGCGCTGGACTACTCCAACCGCATCCACGACCGCAACCTGACCGACGACACCGTATCGTTCGCACAGATGCTCAGCACCATGCCGGTCAGCAGCGACCTGTCCCCGCAGGCACGTTTCCTCATCGAGTACGACCCCGACGGTCACCGCTACTTCAACGTTGACAGCAGCCGCCTGGGCACCATCGCCGGCAACGCCGATTTCAGTGCCTACGCACCGTCGCAGGACTGCAGCGGCACGCACCCGGCGCTGTACGAAGGCGAGTTGAACGGCCAGCAGGTGCGCATGTCGACGGTCTGCACCCAGGCGATGAACGATCCGCAGGACCAGCTGGCGGTGACCGTGGCCGAAAGCATGGCCGACCGCCGCCAGCGTGCACGCGAGATCCTGATGATCGTCATTCCACTGATGGCCATGCTGGCCCTGGGAATGGCGGCACTGGTCTGGTTCGGCGTCACCCACGGCCTGCGTATTCTGACTCCGCTGACCTCGCGCCTGGCCCAGCGCCGCGGCGAGCTGGCACCGATTTCCGACGCCGACGTGCCCGAGGAAATCCAGCCACTGATCAGCACCATCGATGGCCTGTTCGCGCGGCAGGCGGAAATGATCACGCTGCAGAACCGCTTCATTGCCGATGCCGCGCACCAGTTGCGCTCGCCGCTGGCGGGCATGGCACTGCACGTGGACCAGGCACTGGCCCACGGCGATCCGGAGACCGTGCGCGAAGCGCTGCAGAACATCCGCCGGCTCAACCAGCGAACCGCCCGCGTCAGCACCCAGCTGCTGGCGTTGAGCCGTGCCCAGACCGTGCCGGAGACGGTGGAGGCGCTGGACCTGTCCGAACTGGTGCCGCAATGGGTGGGCATGCGCGTGCCCGAAGCGATCCGCGATGGCATCGACCTGGGCTACCTGGGTCCGCAGCAGCCGGTGCGGATACTGGGCAACGGCGCACTGCTGCACGAGGCGCTGGACAATCTGATCGACAACGCCCTGCGCTACGCCGGCGTGGATGCGACCGTCACGGTGGGCGTGCAGACCCTGGACGACAACGATGTCGAGCTGTACGTCGAAGACAACGGCCCGGGCGTACCCGAGGACGTGATGTCGCGGCTGGGGGAACGTTTCTTCCGCGCGCCCGGCACTGCCGCCAGCGGCACCGGCCTGGGCCTGGCCATCGCCCATGAGGCCGTCGAGCATCTGGGCGGGCGCCTGGGTTACCTCAACCGTCCCGGTGGCGGCCTGAAGGTGTCCATCACCATACCGTTGCTGAAGGGCCCTTGA
- a CDS encoding ParD-like family protein, with protein sequence MGIVNIDDTLHDQLRRACTVSNRSINAQATFWIRVGMLCEMNPTLSFQDVVASELRAAGVQPQLLAPGRA encoded by the coding sequence ATGGGCATCGTCAACATCGATGACACCCTGCACGACCAGCTGCGCCGTGCCTGCACCGTCTCCAACCGCTCGATCAACGCCCAGGCCACGTTCTGGATCCGGGTCGGCATGCTGTGCGAGATGAACCCGACCCTGAGCTTCCAGGACGTCGTCGCCAGCGAACTGCGCGCCGCCGGCGTGCAGCCGCAGCTGCTTGCGCCCGGGCGGGCCTGA
- a CDS encoding DegT/DnrJ/EryC1/StrS family aminotransferase — MSLLSRELPPTAGLPLQASDFLPGGGDLCTILAEQLGTPPLQLTCSGTHALLIALRTLRRRAPQRDTVILPAYTCPLVPIAVHSLGLRIQLCDTRRDHFDFDPAALHAAADTRTLAIIPTHLGGRIANVDHACAIAHRVGAWVIEDAAQALGARVAGNSVGLRGDIGFFSLAAGKGLSLHEGGLLLTRDEELRAALIEQAAGSTPFSLRWELTRSLQLLGLAACYRPSLLSLVYGNPLRRALRSGDLEAAVGDVFPLDIPQHRVSRWRQNVGARAAQRLPAFLQAARLRALQLRVQLESLPAVDVVDGMPGTLGTWPMLMLLLPSERARDKALSALWQRGLGVSRMFIHALPDYAYLRGVVADADVPNARDFAARSLTVGNSPWLTHEDTREIAKVLARQ; from the coding sequence GTGAGCCTGCTGTCGCGCGAGTTGCCTCCCACCGCTGGCCTGCCCCTGCAGGCCAGCGATTTTCTGCCCGGCGGCGGTGACCTGTGCACGATTCTCGCCGAACAGCTGGGCACGCCGCCGCTGCAACTGACCTGCTCGGGTACCCACGCCCTGCTGATTGCCCTGCGCACCCTGCGCAGGCGCGCGCCGCAACGCGATACGGTGATCCTGCCGGCCTATACCTGTCCGCTGGTACCGATTGCCGTGCACAGCCTCGGCCTGCGCATACAGCTGTGCGATACCCGCCGCGACCATTTCGATTTCGACCCGGCAGCACTGCATGCCGCCGCCGATACGCGCACGCTGGCGATCATTCCCACGCATCTGGGCGGGCGCATCGCCAATGTCGATCACGCCTGTGCGATCGCGCACCGCGTCGGCGCATGGGTGATCGAGGACGCTGCGCAGGCACTGGGTGCACGCGTGGCCGGCAACAGCGTCGGCCTGCGCGGCGATATCGGTTTCTTCAGTCTGGCCGCTGGCAAGGGCCTGAGCCTGCATGAGGGCGGCCTGCTGCTGACACGTGATGAAGAACTGCGTGCGGCATTGATCGAGCAGGCCGCAGGAAGCACGCCCTTCAGCCTGCGCTGGGAGCTGACCCGCAGCCTGCAGCTGCTGGGCCTGGCGGCCTGCTACCGCCCTTCCCTGCTGTCGCTGGTGTATGGAAACCCGCTGCGGCGTGCCCTGCGCAGCGGCGACCTTGAAGCTGCGGTGGGCGATGTATTTCCGTTGGACATTCCGCAGCATCGCGTCAGCCGTTGGCGGCAGAACGTCGGTGCACGCGCAGCACAGCGCCTGCCCGCCTTCCTGCAGGCGGCCCGCCTGCGTGCGCTGCAGCTGCGCGTGCAGCTGGAGTCGCTGCCTGCCGTTGACGTGGTGGACGGAATGCCTGGCACCCTTGGTACCTGGCCGATGCTGATGCTGCTGCTGCCGAGCGAACGTGCGCGTGATAAAGCGCTGTCCGCGCTGTGGCAGCGCGGCCTGGGTGTCAGCCGCATGTTCATCCATGCCCTGCCGGACTACGCCTATCTGCGAGGCGTCGTTGCAGACGCGGATGTACCCAATGCCCGCGACTTCGCCGCACGCTCCCTGACCGTGGGCAACAGCCCCTGGCTGACCCATGAAGACACCCGCGAGATCGCGAAGGTACTGGCACGCCAATAG
- a CDS encoding MtnX-like HAD-IB family phosphatase, whose protein sequence is MQWSILCDFDGTISLEDVIDSLLEKFGQPGWQQLEDQWRSGEIGSRECMQGQVRLLMLDPATLDAHLDQVRIDPGFAAFVNRAHALGLPLRIVSDGLDYAIHRILANHGLPPLPVVANHLRWCDGHWQLESPYQAEGCRSGTCKCACAAQARAGHAPRVLMIGDGASDFCVSEHADFVFAKRRLIAHCTNAGIPHAAIDTFHDATALLPRLLDGSLLQPSLPRLLATA, encoded by the coding sequence ATGCAATGGAGCATCCTGTGTGACTTCGATGGCACTATCAGCCTCGAGGACGTCATCGACTCACTGTTGGAAAAATTCGGCCAGCCCGGTTGGCAGCAGCTGGAAGATCAGTGGCGTTCGGGTGAGATCGGCTCGCGTGAATGCATGCAGGGCCAGGTCCGCCTGCTGATGCTGGATCCGGCCACACTCGATGCACACCTGGACCAGGTACGGATCGATCCGGGCTTCGCCGCCTTCGTCAATCGCGCACACGCATTGGGCCTGCCACTGCGCATCGTCAGCGACGGCCTGGACTACGCGATCCATCGCATCCTTGCCAACCATGGCTTGCCACCGCTGCCTGTAGTGGCCAACCACCTGCGCTGGTGTGACGGCCATTGGCAGCTTGAATCTCCGTACCAGGCCGAAGGCTGCCGCAGCGGCACCTGCAAGTGCGCCTGCGCGGCGCAGGCACGTGCTGGCCACGCGCCCCGCGTGCTGATGATCGGCGATGGCGCCTCGGATTTCTGCGTGTCCGAACACGCCGATTTCGTGTTCGCCAAGCGTCGCCTGATCGCCCATTGCACCAACGCCGGCATTCCCCACGCTGCCATCGACACCTTCCACGACGCTACTGCGCTGCTGCCGCGCCTGCTCGACGGCAGCCTGCTTCAGCCCTCGCTTCCGCGGCTGCTCGCCACCGCCTGA
- a CDS encoding arginase family protein — MQLRPPLILDLDGGVLPLPQARTLALRHWHDPLRFACGNATLSRFATEVLRPLPAQLGTVMLGSGDFHHLSLPLLQRLHTRAPFQLVVLDNHPDNMRFPFGMHCGSWVNAAAALPQVSHVHVLGITSADIGLGHAWENHWRPLLGRRLTYWCMDVDVGWASRMGMADAFLRFDHPEALVAAFAAEQAQAPQPTYLSIDKDVFAEDVARSNWDQGRFQLEHALMVIEALRTGGLVGSDITGEVSLANYQGRFKRWLSSLDGQPDITASDLPAWQARHQQVNRELLAAMAAVPTAC, encoded by the coding sequence ATGCAACTGCGCCCCCCGCTGATCCTCGATCTCGATGGTGGCGTACTGCCATTGCCGCAGGCACGCACGCTCGCGCTGCGGCACTGGCATGACCCGCTGCGTTTTGCCTGCGGCAACGCCACGCTGTCACGCTTCGCCACTGAAGTTCTTCGGCCGCTGCCGGCACAGCTCGGCACGGTGATGCTCGGCAGCGGCGACTTCCACCATCTCAGCCTGCCACTGCTGCAGCGCCTGCACACGCGTGCCCCGTTCCAGCTGGTGGTGCTGGACAACCATCCGGACAACATGCGCTTTCCCTTCGGCATGCACTGCGGTTCCTGGGTGAATGCTGCCGCCGCATTGCCGCAGGTATCGCATGTGCATGTGCTGGGCATCACCTCCGCCGATATCGGCCTGGGCCATGCGTGGGAGAACCACTGGCGGCCGCTGCTGGGGCGGCGGCTGACCTACTGGTGCATGGATGTGGATGTGGGCTGGGCCAGCCGCATGGGCATGGCAGATGCCTTCCTCCGCTTCGACCATCCCGAGGCCCTGGTCGCCGCGTTCGCCGCCGAACAGGCGCAGGCACCTCAGCCGACCTATCTGTCGATCGACAAGGACGTGTTCGCTGAAGATGTCGCGCGCAGCAACTGGGACCAGGGCCGCTTCCAGCTTGAACACGCACTGATGGTGATCGAGGCCCTGCGCACCGGTGGACTGGTGGGCAGCGATATCACCGGCGAAGTATCACTGGCCAACTACCAGGGCCGTTTCAAGCGCTGGTTGTCGTCGCTGGATGGGCAACCGGATATCACTGCCAGCGATCTGCCAGCCTGGCAGGCGCGGCACCAGCAGGTGAACCGTGAACTGCTGGCGGCGATGGCCGCCGTGCCGACTGCCTGCTGA